From the Pseudoalteromonas tunicata genome, one window contains:
- a CDS encoding acetyl-CoA C-acyltransferase, with product MSVQDPIVIVAASRTPMGGFMGALSDVHTTDLGATAIAHAVAQSGVSVNDIDEVIMGCVLPAGVGQAPARQAMLKAQLPLGTGATTINKVCGSGLKAAMFAHDLISAGSINIAVAGGMENMSASPYFLPKARGGFRMGHGEIKDHMMADGLEDAYDKKAMGCFAQETANEYGITRADMDAFAINSLQKAQAAIASGAFIGEVAPVTYATRSGDVVVSIDEQPGNAKVDKIPTLRPAFAKEGTITAANSSSISDGAAALVLMKASDAQAKGLTPLCKIVAHATHSQKPAEFTVAPVGAMNKVLIKAGWSTEQVDLWEINEAFAMVTMLAINEMKLDSAKVNVNGGACALGHPIGASGARILVTLIHALKNRNLKTGVASLCIGGGEAVAMAIELI from the coding sequence ATGTCAGTACAAGACCCTATCGTTATCGTTGCAGCCAGTCGTACCCCTATGGGTGGCTTTATGGGTGCGCTAAGTGATGTTCACACCACAGATTTAGGTGCAACCGCGATTGCACATGCTGTAGCACAAAGCGGTGTATCAGTTAATGACATTGATGAAGTGATTATGGGCTGTGTACTTCCAGCTGGTGTAGGCCAAGCGCCTGCGCGTCAAGCCATGTTAAAAGCACAATTACCACTAGGAACCGGTGCAACCACAATCAATAAAGTATGTGGTTCAGGTTTAAAAGCAGCCATGTTTGCCCATGATTTAATCTCAGCAGGTTCGATTAATATTGCAGTGGCAGGCGGTATGGAAAATATGTCCGCTTCTCCGTATTTTTTACCAAAAGCCCGTGGTGGTTTTCGTATGGGCCACGGTGAAATTAAAGATCACATGATGGCTGATGGTTTAGAAGATGCCTACGATAAAAAAGCCATGGGTTGTTTTGCTCAAGAAACAGCAAATGAGTATGGCATTACACGTGCCGATATGGATGCGTTTGCCATAAACTCACTGCAAAAAGCGCAAGCTGCTATTGCAAGTGGTGCATTTATTGGGGAAGTAGCACCTGTGACATATGCGACTCGTTCAGGTGATGTTGTGGTCAGCATTGATGAACAGCCTGGCAACGCTAAAGTAGATAAAATACCAACACTTCGCCCAGCATTTGCCAAAGAGGGCACTATTACAGCGGCTAACTCTTCATCTATTTCTGATGGTGCAGCAGCCCTTGTATTAATGAAAGCGTCAGATGCGCAAGCAAAAGGTTTAACGCCCCTGTGTAAAATTGTGGCACATGCAACCCATTCACAAAAACCAGCCGAATTTACCGTTGCCCCCGTAGGCGCAATGAACAAAGTACTTATTAAAGCGGGTTGGTCTACTGAGCAAGTTGATTTATGGGAAATTAATGAAGCCTTTGCCATGGTCACTATGCTTGCAATCAACGAAATGAAACTTGATAGCGCTAAAGTAAATGTCAATGGTGGTGCTTGTGCGCTGGGCCATCCTATCGGTGCAAGTGGTGCACGTATTTTAGTCACACTGATTCATGCATTAAAAAATCGTAATTTGAAAACTGGGGTTGCCTCGTTATGTATCGGTGGTGGTGAAGCCGTCGCAATGGCAATTGAACTAATTTAA
- a CDS encoding MerR family transcriptional regulator, which translates to MNQENTEQTFSISDLAKEFDITTRSIRFYEDQGLISPQRNGQTRIYSKRDKVRLKLILRGKRLGFTLAETGRLFELYDADKSSAKQLVTMLALIEEKKAHLSQQMDDIKVVLMELVTAERRCHDTLKSLQD; encoded by the coding sequence ATGAATCAAGAAAACACAGAACAAACATTTAGTATCAGCGATCTTGCAAAAGAGTTTGATATTACAACACGCAGCATTCGTTTTTATGAAGATCAAGGTTTGATCAGCCCACAACGTAATGGCCAAACTCGTATTTATAGTAAACGGGATAAGGTGAGATTGAAACTGATTTTACGTGGTAAACGTTTAGGTTTCACTTTAGCCGAGACCGGCCGTTTGTTTGAGCTGTACGATGCAGATAAATCCAGTGCGAAACAATTGGTGACTATGTTGGCATTAATAGAAGAAAAAAAAGCCCATCTAAGCCAACAAATGGATGATATTAAAGTGGTTTTGATGGAGCTAGTTACAGCTGAACGTCGTTGCCACGATACCCTTAAAAGTTTACAAGATTAA
- a CDS encoding isovaleryl-CoA dehydrogenase, whose translation MSTISLYKEMNFGLGETADMLRDHVNSFATAEIAPLAEKTDHDNAFPNQLWPILGEMGLLGLTVSEEFGGAGMGYLEHVIAMEEISRASASIGLSYGAHSNLCVNQIFRNGSQAQKEKYLPKLVSGEHIGALAMSEPNAGSDVVSMKLKAEKRGDKYILNGNKMWITNGPDAHTYVIYAKTDLNAGAKGITAFIVERDFPGFTQAQKLDKLGMRGSNTCELVFIDCEVPEENILGGLNNGVKVLMSGLDYERVVLSGGSLGIMQACMDIVVPYIHERKQFDSPIGQFQLIQGKIADMYTQMNAARSYVYTVAKSCDRGETTRKDAAGAILYAAELATKMALDAIQILGGNGYINEYATGRLLRDAKLYEIGAGTSEIRRMLIGRELFNESR comes from the coding sequence ATGAGCACTATCTCACTATATAAAGAAATGAATTTTGGCCTAGGTGAAACAGCTGACATGTTGCGTGATCACGTAAATAGCTTTGCAACAGCCGAAATCGCGCCACTCGCTGAAAAAACTGATCATGATAATGCGTTTCCCAATCAACTGTGGCCAATATTAGGTGAGATGGGACTGTTAGGTTTGACCGTCAGCGAAGAGTTCGGTGGTGCGGGCATGGGATATCTTGAACATGTTATTGCAATGGAAGAAATTAGCCGTGCAAGCGCATCGATTGGTTTAAGCTACGGTGCGCACTCAAATTTATGTGTTAATCAAATTTTCCGTAACGGGTCACAAGCACAAAAAGAAAAATACCTACCTAAACTTGTTTCAGGTGAGCACATAGGTGCATTGGCAATGAGCGAACCAAACGCGGGTTCAGACGTTGTATCAATGAAATTAAAAGCAGAAAAACGCGGCGATAAATACATTTTAAACGGTAATAAAATGTGGATCACTAATGGTCCCGATGCCCATACTTATGTTATTTACGCAAAAACAGATTTAAACGCGGGTGCCAAAGGCATCACCGCTTTTATCGTAGAACGTGATTTTCCTGGCTTTACGCAAGCGCAAAAACTCGACAAATTAGGCATGCGCGGTTCTAACACCTGTGAATTAGTGTTTATTGACTGTGAAGTTCCTGAAGAAAATATTCTTGGTGGGCTTAACAATGGCGTCAAAGTATTAATGAGCGGTCTTGATTATGAACGAGTTGTGTTATCTGGTGGCTCACTGGGTATTATGCAAGCGTGTATGGACATTGTGGTGCCTTATATTCATGAGCGTAAACAGTTTGACAGCCCAATTGGCCAATTCCAATTAATTCAAGGCAAAATTGCGGATATGTACACCCAAATGAATGCAGCCCGCTCCTATGTTTATACAGTGGCAAAATCGTGCGATCGTGGTGAAACGACTCGTAAAGATGCTGCCGGTGCGATTTTATACGCTGCTGAATTAGCAACAAAAATGGCGCTTGATGCTATTCAAATCTTAGGTGGAAATGGTTATATCAATGAATATGCCACAGGTCGATTACTGCGCGATGCCAAACTCTATGAAATTGGCGCTGGTACTTCAGAAATTCGCAGAATGCTCATTGGCCGTGAGTTATTTAACGAAAGTCGCTAA
- a CDS encoding carboxyl transferase domain-containing protein, translating to MTILTSKVNPLDPTFVANKQKMQDLIHDLHLQVDKIIKGGGEELIARHVNRGKLFVRDRIDTLLDEGSPFLEISQFAAFGVYEQDIPCAGVVAGIGRVKGVECMIIANDATVKGGTYFPLTVKKHLRAQDIAERCHLPCIYLVDSGGANLPEQDEVFPDKLHFGRIFYNQARMSAKGIPQIAVVMGLCTAGGAYVPAMADESIIVKEQGTIFLAGPPLVKAATGEEVTAEELGGADVHCKISGVADHYAENDAHALSIARQCIARINHQRPTKPLLDEVKPPRFAAEEIYGIVGTDLKKPFDVREVIARVVDDSSFDEFKRYFGETLVTGFASIYGHPVGIVANNGILFSESAQKGAHFIQLCCQRNIPLIFLQNITGFMVGQKYEAEGIAKHGAKMVTAVSCADVPKFTVLIGGSYGAGNYGMCGRAFEPTMMWMWPNARISVMGGEQAAGVLTQVKQDGLARKGLSMSEQEIADFKKPIVSQYEQQGHPYYASARLWDDGIIDPAQTRHVLGLALSAASNAPKRDSQFGVFRM from the coding sequence ATGACAATTTTAACCTCTAAGGTAAATCCACTCGATCCTACTTTTGTTGCTAACAAACAAAAAATGCAGGATTTAATCCATGATTTACACCTGCAAGTCGACAAAATAATAAAAGGTGGTGGCGAAGAACTTATCGCCCGCCATGTTAACCGAGGCAAATTATTTGTCCGTGACAGAATAGACACGCTACTTGATGAAGGCTCACCCTTTTTAGAGATCAGCCAATTTGCAGCGTTTGGTGTTTACGAGCAAGATATCCCTTGTGCAGGTGTTGTTGCAGGTATTGGCCGTGTCAAAGGCGTTGAATGTATGATCATCGCCAACGATGCCACGGTAAAAGGTGGCACCTATTTTCCACTGACAGTAAAAAAACACTTACGCGCACAAGATATTGCAGAGCGTTGTCATTTACCTTGTATTTATTTGGTCGATTCTGGTGGCGCAAACCTGCCTGAACAAGACGAAGTATTTCCTGATAAACTTCATTTTGGTCGTATTTTTTATAACCAAGCTCGTATGTCAGCAAAAGGGATCCCGCAAATTGCGGTGGTCATGGGATTATGTACCGCAGGCGGTGCCTATGTACCAGCCATGGCCGATGAAAGCATCATCGTTAAAGAGCAAGGCACAATTTTCTTGGCTGGCCCACCGCTGGTTAAAGCCGCAACAGGCGAAGAAGTGACAGCAGAAGAATTAGGCGGTGCAGATGTGCACTGTAAAATTTCTGGTGTTGCCGATCATTATGCCGAAAATGATGCCCATGCTTTGTCCATTGCACGTCAATGTATTGCGCGTATTAATCATCAACGCCCTACAAAACCACTTCTTGATGAGGTTAAACCACCACGCTTTGCTGCTGAAGAGATTTACGGCATTGTTGGCACCGATTTGAAAAAACCTTTTGATGTGCGCGAAGTGATAGCTCGCGTGGTAGATGATTCCTCTTTTGATGAATTCAAACGTTATTTTGGTGAAACCTTAGTGACTGGTTTTGCATCTATCTACGGCCATCCTGTTGGTATTGTCGCCAATAATGGAATTTTATTTTCTGAATCGGCGCAAAAAGGCGCGCACTTTATTCAATTGTGCTGCCAACGCAATATTCCATTGATATTTTTACAAAACATTACTGGTTTTATGGTTGGGCAAAAATACGAAGCCGAAGGTATTGCCAAACATGGTGCCAAAATGGTGACTGCGGTTTCTTGTGCTGATGTCCCAAAGTTCACGGTATTAATTGGTGGCTCATACGGTGCAGGTAACTACGGTATGTGTGGTCGTGCATTTGAACCTACCATGATGTGGATGTGGCCTAATGCCCGCATTTCAGTTATGGGCGGCGAACAAGCTGCTGGCGTATTAACCCAAGTTAAACAAGATGGTTTAGCACGCAAAGGCTTGAGCATGTCTGAGCAAGAAATTGCAGACTTTAAAAAGCCGATTGTGTCTCAGTATGAACAGCAAGGTCACCCTTATTATGCCAGCGCTCGTTTATGGGATGACGGTATTATTGATCCGGCGCAAACCCGACATGTTTTAGGACTTGCGCTCAGTGCTGCGAGCAATGCGCCAAAACGCGACTCTCAATTTGGCGTATTTAGGATGTAA
- a CDS encoding enoyl-CoA hydratase-related protein, whose product MSVTLSISKSSIATIELDRQSVHNAFDAQTIAKLIETIEYANTLPIRALVLKSAGKHFSAGADLAWMKSMADNDFAKNLADSKQLAKLMFLLANVAVPTLCLVQGAAFGGAVGLIACCDIAISTPDAKFCLSEVKLGLIPAVISPYVIKAMGERQARRYFLTAEVFKANTALEMGLIHQVSDDLTLCADGILQAIINNGPCAVMAAKTLIKEVAGQTIDQTLTDLTAERIATIRVSAEGQEGLSAFFEKRAPSWQN is encoded by the coding sequence ATGTCTGTCACTTTATCTATTTCAAAATCCAGTATTGCGACCATTGAACTTGATCGTCAAAGTGTGCATAACGCATTTGATGCTCAAACAATCGCGAAGCTAATTGAAACCATTGAATATGCCAATACGTTACCTATTCGTGCTTTAGTATTAAAAAGCGCAGGTAAACATTTTTCGGCCGGCGCTGACTTAGCTTGGATGAAATCCATGGCTGATAACGATTTTGCAAAGAATCTTGCCGACTCCAAACAACTTGCCAAGCTTATGTTTTTATTAGCCAATGTTGCTGTGCCAACGTTATGTTTAGTGCAAGGTGCAGCCTTTGGTGGTGCGGTGGGTTTAATTGCTTGTTGCGATATTGCTATATCAACACCCGATGCCAAATTTTGCTTAAGTGAAGTTAAATTAGGCTTAATTCCTGCGGTTATTAGCCCTTATGTGATTAAAGCTATGGGTGAGCGCCAAGCACGCCGTTACTTTTTAACCGCAGAGGTTTTCAAAGCAAATACAGCTTTAGAAATGGGTCTTATCCATCAAGTTAGTGATGATTTAACCCTATGCGCCGATGGCATTTTACAAGCAATCATAAACAATGGACCTTGTGCTGTGATGGCTGCTAAAACCTTAATTAAAGAAGTTGCAGGTCAAACGATAGACCAAACACTTACCGATCTGACCGCTGAACGTATTGCAACCATTCGCGTATCCGCTGAAGGGCAAGAAGGTCTGAGTGCTTTTTTTGAAAAACGTGCTCCAAGCTGGCAAAACTAA
- a CDS encoding acetyl/propionyl/methylcrotonyl-CoA carboxylase subunit alpha, whose amino-acid sequence MLKKILIANRGEIACRIIKTAKRLGLKTVAVYSDADANALHVKHADEAYHIGASPSKDSYLVSEKILSVAKRSGADCIHPGYGFLSENDQFAEACAKNNIVFIGPPAAAITAMGSKSRSKEIMAAANVPLVPGYYGQNQDPEFLKQEAIKIGFPVLIKAAFGGGGKGMRVVEHADEFQLALQGAQREAIAGFGNDLVLLERYVTKPRHVEVQVFADSHGHCVYLGDRDCSLQRRHQKVIEEAPAPMLSDSLRKAMGEAAVRCAQAINYVGAGTVEFLLCGNDFFFMEMNTRLQVEHPVTEMVTGVDLVEWQIKIASGQALSLTQEQVTLSGHALEARIYAEDPSNEFIPCSGTIKAMLTPLQNKHIRVDTGVQAGAEISSFYDPMIAKLIVWDETRPLAIKRLQSALEQFHLAGFSCNVEFLHKLASHEGFVTAQPDTHFIAHNLDELTAVNPQQEDVSLVLASLLYLSLIKNKESADAWDKQAGFRLNQHNKIHIALDLPQTISAIEGQHGYVITLDGNQFAAQAFIEQQSITATINGEKYTADFYYDQEAHAIDLMYLASQHHYKFKHKHYISEIKNAAASLAAPLNGTVVKHLCEIGSQVTEGMGVVVIEAMKMEYTLAAPFDGQLMSYCFAEGELVTHGAMLAIVEASPNND is encoded by the coding sequence ATGTTAAAAAAAATATTAATCGCAAATCGGGGTGAAATTGCTTGTCGGATCATCAAAACCGCCAAACGTTTAGGTTTAAAAACCGTTGCCGTGTATTCAGATGCTGATGCCAATGCCCTGCATGTTAAGCATGCCGATGAGGCATATCACATTGGTGCATCTCCAAGTAAAGACTCGTATTTAGTGAGCGAAAAAATTCTTTCGGTTGCGAAACGTTCTGGTGCAGATTGCATTCATCCAGGTTATGGATTTTTATCAGAAAACGACCAATTTGCTGAGGCGTGTGCCAAAAATAATATAGTTTTTATTGGTCCGCCAGCTGCTGCTATTACGGCGATGGGGTCAAAATCTCGCTCTAAAGAAATCATGGCTGCGGCGAATGTACCTTTAGTTCCAGGTTATTACGGTCAAAACCAAGATCCAGAGTTTTTAAAACAAGAAGCCATTAAAATTGGCTTCCCTGTTCTAATTAAAGCAGCCTTTGGCGGCGGTGGTAAAGGAATGCGTGTGGTTGAACATGCGGATGAATTCCAACTTGCTTTGCAAGGTGCACAACGCGAAGCCATTGCTGGCTTTGGTAACGATTTAGTTCTCTTAGAGCGTTATGTAACAAAACCTCGCCATGTTGAAGTACAAGTTTTTGCTGATAGTCACGGCCACTGTGTTTATTTAGGCGATCGTGATTGCTCGTTGCAACGTCGTCATCAAAAAGTCATTGAAGAAGCCCCTGCCCCCATGCTAAGTGATTCACTTCGTAAAGCGATGGGTGAAGCCGCGGTGCGCTGCGCGCAGGCTATAAATTATGTTGGTGCTGGCACAGTTGAGTTTTTACTGTGCGGCAATGACTTTTTCTTTATGGAAATGAATACTCGTTTGCAAGTAGAACACCCTGTTACCGAAATGGTCACCGGTGTTGATTTAGTTGAATGGCAAATTAAGATAGCGTCGGGACAGGCTTTGTCGCTTACGCAAGAACAAGTGACCCTCAGCGGTCATGCCCTTGAAGCACGAATTTATGCAGAAGATCCAAGCAATGAGTTTATTCCGTGCTCAGGCACCATCAAAGCCATGCTTACACCATTGCAAAACAAACATATTCGAGTTGATACTGGTGTTCAAGCAGGCGCTGAGATCAGTAGTTTTTATGATCCTATGATTGCTAAACTTATTGTGTGGGATGAAACCCGCCCACTTGCCATTAAACGCTTACAAAGTGCCCTTGAGCAATTTCACTTAGCGGGTTTTAGCTGTAATGTTGAATTTCTCCATAAATTGGCCTCACATGAGGGGTTTGTGACAGCACAACCCGATACACATTTTATTGCCCACAATTTGGATGAATTGACCGCAGTAAACCCACAGCAAGAAGATGTTAGTTTAGTCCTTGCTTCGTTGCTTTATCTGTCATTGATAAAGAATAAAGAGTCAGCAGATGCATGGGATAAACAAGCAGGCTTTAGACTTAATCAACATAATAAAATTCATATTGCCCTCGATTTACCTCAAACAATTAGCGCAATTGAAGGTCAGCATGGTTATGTGATAACCCTTGATGGCAATCAGTTTGCTGCCCAAGCATTTATTGAACAGCAATCGATCACAGCAACAATTAATGGTGAAAAATACACCGCTGATTTTTATTACGATCAAGAGGCTCACGCCATTGATTTAATGTATTTAGCCAGCCAACATCATTATAAATTCAAGCATAAACATTACATTAGCGAAATTAAAAATGCTGCCGCCTCATTAGCTGCTCCGCTGAATGGCACAGTGGTCAAGCACTTATGTGAAATTGGCAGCCAAGTAACCGAAGGTATGGGCGTAGTGGTGATTGAAGCGATGAAAATGGAATACACCTTGGCTGCTCCATTTGATGGTCAACTGATGAGTTATTGTTTTGCCGAAGGTGAGCTTGTTACCCATGGCGCAATGCTTGCAATTGTAGAGGCAAGCCCTAACAATGATTAA
- a CDS encoding hydroxymethylglutaryl-CoA lyase produces the protein MINHFPAHVKIVEVGARDGLQNEAQVSTETKVALINALAHAGVRYIEAGAFVSPKWVPQMADSADVINALNLPNVELAALTPNLQGAQAALNAGVKEFAIFTAASEAFCQKNINCSIEQSIARFEPVMAFAKEHGIKVRGYVSCVMGCPYQGDVAPEQVLAVSQALLDLGCYEISLGDTIGVGTPLKVTQLLTTLLQQIPVDKLAVHFHDTYGQALANIYAALNLGIATVDSAVAGLGGCPYAKGASGNVATEDVVYLLQGLGIECGIDLERLAKAGWLISDALNKSAVSKVSNALRSKLNA, from the coding sequence ATGATTAATCATTTTCCTGCTCATGTTAAAATTGTTGAAGTCGGTGCGCGTGATGGACTACAAAACGAAGCCCAAGTGTCAACAGAGACTAAAGTTGCATTAATTAATGCTTTAGCACATGCTGGCGTACGCTACATCGAAGCCGGTGCCTTTGTATCACCTAAATGGGTGCCACAAATGGCAGATTCTGCTGATGTAATTAATGCATTAAATTTACCCAATGTTGAATTAGCAGCATTAACGCCCAATTTACAAGGCGCACAAGCAGCCTTAAATGCTGGGGTTAAAGAGTTTGCAATTTTTACAGCCGCGAGCGAAGCGTTTTGCCAAAAAAACATTAACTGTTCAATAGAGCAAAGTATTGCCCGTTTTGAGCCTGTAATGGCATTTGCCAAAGAGCACGGTATTAAAGTGCGCGGTTATGTGAGCTGTGTCATGGGTTGCCCTTACCAAGGTGATGTGGCACCTGAACAAGTATTGGCAGTGAGCCAAGCGTTATTAGACCTAGGCTGCTATGAAATAAGCCTTGGTGATACAATTGGCGTAGGCACACCTCTTAAAGTCACACAATTGCTCACCACCTTACTTCAACAAATACCTGTAGATAAGCTAGCTGTGCACTTTCATGATACTTATGGCCAAGCGTTAGCAAATATTTACGCGGCCCTAAACCTAGGGATAGCAACGGTTGATAGTGCAGTTGCAGGCCTAGGTGGGTGCCCTTATGCCAAAGGTGCGTCAGGAAATGTTGCCACCGAAGATGTAGTTTACTTACTGCAAGGGCTTGGCATTGAGTGTGGAATTGATTTAGAAAGGCTTGCTAAAGCGGGATGGCTGATTTCTGATGCATTAAATAAATCAGCTGTCAGCAAAGTATCGAACGCTTTACGCAGTAAATTAAACGCTTAA
- a CDS encoding CoA transferase subunit A: protein MAGFDKVVTSYEQAMQGLKDGDTIIAGGFGLCGIPEGLIAEIKRKQTKELTVVSNNCGVDDFGLGILLKDKQIKKMVASYVGENALFEQQLLSGELEVELTPQGTLAEKMRAGGAGIPAFYTATGFGTPVAEGKEVKEFNGRPYILEESITGDFAIIKAWKADRYGNLVFRHTAMNFNPIAATAGKITVVEVEEIVEPGELNPSEIHTPGIYVNRVIKGCFEKRIERVTTRN from the coding sequence ATGGCCGGTTTTGATAAAGTAGTGACAAGCTACGAGCAGGCGATGCAAGGTTTAAAAGATGGCGATACCATTATTGCCGGTGGTTTTGGCTTATGTGGTATTCCTGAAGGGTTAATTGCTGAGATTAAACGCAAGCAAACCAAAGAATTAACTGTGGTTTCAAATAACTGTGGTGTGGATGATTTTGGTTTGGGCATTTTATTAAAAGACAAACAAATTAAAAAAATGGTTGCATCATATGTTGGTGAAAACGCCCTCTTTGAGCAACAACTACTCAGCGGTGAATTAGAGGTTGAACTCACTCCGCAAGGTACACTTGCTGAAAAAATGCGTGCCGGTGGTGCTGGGATCCCCGCTTTTTATACTGCAACTGGTTTTGGTACTCCTGTTGCTGAAGGCAAAGAAGTCAAAGAATTTAATGGTCGCCCATACATTTTAGAAGAATCAATCACCGGTGACTTTGCCATTATTAAAGCGTGGAAAGCTGACCGCTATGGTAATTTGGTTTTTCGCCATACCGCAATGAACTTCAATCCAATTGCAGCAACGGCAGGTAAAATTACCGTTGTTGAGGTCGAAGAAATTGTCGAACCAGGTGAATTAAATCCGTCAGAAATCCATACACCTGGCATTTATGTTAATCGCGTGATCAAAGGTTGCTTTGAAAAACGTATCGAACGCGTGACAACACGTAACTAA
- a CDS encoding 3-oxoacid CoA-transferase subunit B codes for MALSREQVAMRVAQELQDGFYVNLGIGIPTLVANYVPQGIEVMLQSENGLLGMGPYPTADAVDADMINAGKETVTAAIGAAIFNSAESFAMIRGGHVDLTVLGAFEVDQNGSIASWMIPKKLIKGMGGAMDLVAGAQNIIVTMMHANKAGESKLLERCELPLTGVNCVKKIVTDLAVLEVKNGAFYLLERAPGVSVDEIISKTAGKLIVEGDIPEMVFA; via the coding sequence ATGGCTTTATCACGTGAACAAGTTGCAATGCGCGTTGCTCAAGAACTTCAAGATGGCTTCTATGTTAACTTAGGAATAGGTATTCCGACCTTAGTTGCAAACTATGTCCCACAAGGGATTGAAGTTATGCTACAGTCTGAAAATGGTTTATTAGGCATGGGTCCTTACCCAACAGCAGATGCTGTTGATGCCGACATGATTAATGCGGGTAAAGAAACCGTTACAGCGGCAATTGGTGCTGCCATATTTAACAGTGCCGAAAGCTTTGCTATGATCCGCGGTGGCCATGTCGACTTAACCGTACTCGGCGCATTTGAAGTTGATCAAAATGGTTCTATCGCCTCGTGGATGATCCCTAAAAAATTGATCAAAGGCATGGGCGGCGCAATGGATTTAGTTGCAGGCGCGCAAAATATTATCGTTACTATGATGCACGCCAATAAAGCGGGCGAATCAAAATTATTAGAACGCTGCGAGTTACCTCTTACCGGTGTTAACTGTGTTAAAAAAATCGTAACTGATTTGGCTGTACTCGAAGTGAAAAACGGCGCGTTTTACTTATTAGAACGCGCGCCTGGTGTTAGTGTTGATGAAATCATCAGCAAAACAGCAGGTAAATTAATTGTTGAAGGCGATATTCCAGAGATGGTATTCGCTTAA
- a CDS encoding dienelactone hydrolase family protein: MQVRSEIISIQTETGPMRTVQFSPVGLDSAATIIFYSEIFQLTAPIMRSAQVLAGHGFNVLVPEIFHEFNPAGTVLEYDEAGKDKGNADKWQKPLTYYDSDVVALINYCHNSGTSSGGIGVMGVCIGGHLACRAALNPAIKAAFCLYATDIHSDTLPADPKEQTFARLDEIAGEIHFIWGKQDPHVPRDGRLKLYQKLNQSAINYQWLEVNAEHAFMRDEGERYDPALALEMYQKAVALFHRTLR, from the coding sequence ATGCAAGTTCGAAGCGAGATTATATCTATTCAAACTGAAACAGGGCCTATGCGCACTGTACAATTTTCACCTGTTGGCTTAGATAGCGCGGCAACAATTATTTTTTATTCAGAGATATTTCAATTGACTGCACCAATTATGCGTTCAGCACAAGTATTGGCAGGTCATGGCTTTAATGTATTAGTGCCAGAAATATTTCATGAGTTTAATCCTGCAGGAACTGTGCTTGAGTATGACGAAGCAGGTAAAGATAAAGGCAATGCGGATAAATGGCAAAAGCCATTAACATATTATGATAGCGATGTTGTAGCTCTGATTAACTATTGCCATAACAGTGGTACAAGTAGTGGTGGAATAGGGGTGATGGGGGTGTGTATTGGTGGCCATTTGGCTTGTCGTGCAGCTCTTAACCCTGCAATTAAAGCCGCGTTTTGTTTATATGCCACCGATATTCATAGCGATACGTTACCTGCAGATCCCAAAGAGCAAACATTTGCGCGGTTAGATGAAATAGCCGGGGAAATTCATTTTATTTGGGGTAAACAAGACCCCCATGTGCCAAGAGATGGACGATTAAAGCTGTATCAAAAACTAAATCAGTCAGCAATTAATTATCAATGGCTAGAAGTGAATGCAGAACATGCTTTTATGCGAGATGAAGGTGAGCGGTACGACCCAGCGTTAGCGCTGGAAATGTATCAAAAAGCGGTGGCATTGTTCCATAGAACACTACGTTAA